Proteins encoded in a region of the Hypanus sabinus isolate sHypSab1 chromosome 12, sHypSab1.hap1, whole genome shotgun sequence genome:
- the naa20 gene encoding N-alpha-acetyltransferase 20, whose product MTTLRAFCCDDLFRFNNINLDPLTETYGIPFYLQYLAHWPEYFIVAEAPGGELMGYIMGKAEGSVAREEWHGHVTALSVAPEFRRLGLAAKLMELLEEISERKGGFFVDLFVRVSNQVAVNMYKQLGYSVYRTVIEYYSASNGEPDENAYDMRKALSRDKEKKSIIPLPHPVRPEDIE is encoded by the exons aAATCTGGATCCACTTACAGAAACT TATGGGATCCCCTTCTATCTACAGTATTTGGCTCATTGGCCAGAGTATTTTATTGTtgctgaagcacctggaggagagTTGATGGGATACA TAATGGGGAAAGCTGAAGGATCAGTGGCAAGAGAGGAATGGCATGGACATGTAACAGCATTATCTGTAGCTCCAGAATTTAGACGTTTAGGACTAGCAGCTAAACTGATGGAACTGCTGGAGGAGATATCTGAAAG AAAAGGTGGATTCTTTGTGGATCTATTTGTACGAGTTTCCAATCAAGTGGCTGTGAACATGTACAAACAGCTTGGCTACAGTGTTTACAGAACTGTGATAGAATACTATTCAGCTAGCAATGGAGAACCTGATGAAAATGCTTATG ATATGAGAAAAGCCTTATCAAGAGATAAAGAGAAGAAATCAATAATACCTCTTCCTCATCCAGTTAGGCCTGAAGATATTGAATAG